One segment of Primulina tabacum isolate GXHZ01 chromosome 14, ASM2559414v2, whole genome shotgun sequence DNA contains the following:
- the LOC142524776 gene encoding CDPK-related kinase 6-like isoform X1: protein MGHCCSKNVFVSVDKDEAEAAPTSTANHRRQTPSSAAHTPSAAPNGAARAPAHYSSASPWQSPYPAGVAPSPSPARTPGRKFRWPLPPPSPAKPIMSAFLKRQPVANPTKPIPEESGGSGEGAERALDKSFGYSKNFSAKYELGKEVGRGHFGHTCWAKGKKGDLKNQQVAVKIISKAKMTTAIAVEDVRREVKILKALSGHKNLIMFYEAFEDMHNVYVVMELCEGGELLDRILARGGRYTEDDAKNIVVQMLGVVSFCHLQGVVHRDLKPENFLFARKDEDAPMKVIDFGLSDFISPDKRLNDIVGSAYYVAPEVLHRSYSSEADIWSIGVITYILLCGSRPFWAPTESGIFRSVLRADPNFYDAPWPAVSAEAKDFVKKLLNRDHRKRMTAAQALTHPWVRGLNCAIPLDMLVYRLIKSYIRATPLRRAALRVCTSYMLMGKSKFLLTSSLKMVNSDICIMQALSKALTDEELFYLRAQFKLLEPKDGFVSLDNFRMALVKVATDAMRESRVADILNLMEPLSYKKMDFEEFCAASISPYQLEALERWEDIASEAFLYFEQEGNRITSVEELAQEFNLGPTAYSLLKDWIRPSDGKLSFLGYTKFLHGVTVRNSNTRQRQ, encoded by the exons ATGGGCCATTGTTGCAGCAAGAATGTTTTTGTTTCTGTCGATAAGGACGAAGCCGAAGCCGCTCCCACTTCCACCGCCAACCACCGCCGTCAAACTCCCTCATCGGCAGCGCACACGCCGTCCGCTGCTCCAAATGGCGCGGCGCGTGCGCCGGCGCACTACTCCTCGGCGAGTCCGTGGCAGAGCCCGTACCCTGCCGGGGTGGCGCCGTCGCCTTCACCGGCGAGGACTCCGGGCCGGAAGTTTAGGTGGCCCTTGCCTCCTCCTTCTCCGGCGAAGCCGATTATGTCGGCATTCTTGAAACGGCAGCCCGTGGCGAATCCAACGAAGCCTATACCGGAGGAATCCGGGGGTAGTGGAGAGGGGGCCGAGCGGGCTCTTGATAAGAGCTTTGGATATTCTAAGAATTTTTCGGCCAAGTATGAGTTGGGGAAGGAGGTGGGGCGAGGCCATTTTGGTCATACATGTTGGGCCAAGGGGAAAAAAGGAGATCTGAAGAATCAACAGGTGGCTGTAAAGATCATTTCCAAAGCTAAG ATGACAACAGCTATAGCGGTTGAAGACGTACGGAGGGAGGTGAAGATACTGAAAGCTTTGTCTGGACATAAAAACCTGATCATGTTTTATGAAGCTTTCGAGGATATGCATAACGTTTATGTTGTTATGGA ATTGTGTGAAGGTGGCGAGCTGCTAGATAGGATTTTAGCAAG AGGTGGTAGGTATACAGAAGATGATGCCAAGAATATAGTTGTGCAGATGTTGGGTGTTGTTTCCTTTTGTCATCTCCAAGGCGTTGTGCACCGTGACCTAAAGCCAGAG AATTTTTTATTTGCCAGGAAAGATGAAGATGCTCCCATGAAGGTCATAGATTTTGGTCTATCTGATTTCATTAGTCCAG ATAAACGCCTCAATGATATTGTTGGCAGTGCATACTATGTGGCACCTGAAGTACTTCACAGATCATACAGCAGTGAAGCTGATATTTGGAGCATTGGTGTAATAACTTACATCTTATTATGCGGAAGCAGACCTTTTTGGGCTCCCACAGAATCAGGAATTTTTCGCTCTGTGCTGCGAGCAGATCCCAATTTCTATGATGCACCATGGCCGGCAGTATCTGCAGAAGCCAAAGATTTTGTGAAAAAGCTTCTAAATAGGGACCACAGGAAGAGGATGACTGCTGCCCAAGCACTGA CGCATCCATGGGTAAGGGGACTAAACTGTGCCATACCATTGGATATGCTAGTGTACAGATTAATCAAGTCATACATTCGAGCCACTCCTTTAAGACGTGCTGCCTTAAGAGTATGTACTAGTTATATGTTAATGGGTAAATCAAAATTTCTTCTTACATCATCTTTGAAAATGGTAAATTCAGATATCTGCATAATGCAGGCTCTTTCAAAAGCTTTGACGGACGAAGAACTATTTTATTTAAGGGCTCAATTTAAGCTTCTGGAACCAAAGGATGGTTTTGTCTCTCTGGATAATTTTAGAATG GCTCTCGTGAAAGTTGCAACTGATGCCATGAGAGAATCAAGAGTTGCTGACATCTTGAATCTG ATGGAACCTCTATCCTACAAAAAGATGGATTTCGAAGAGTTTTGTGCCGCATCGATTAGTCCATATCAGCTCGAGGCTCTTGAGAGATGGGAGGATATCGCAAGTGAAGCATTTCTATATTTCGAACAAGAAGGAAATCGTATCACCTCAGTAGAGGAATTAGCACAG GAATTCAACTTGGGTCCTACTGCTTATTCCCTACTCAAAGATTGGATCAGACCATCAGATGGAAAATTGAGTTTTCTTGGCTACACCAAGTTCTTGCACGGTGTAACTGTCCGCAACTCAAATACAAGACAAAGACAATAG
- the LOC142524776 gene encoding CDPK-related kinase 4-like isoform X2, with protein sequence MGHCCSKNVFVSVDKDEAEAAPTSTANHRRQTPSSAAHTPSAAPNGAARAPAHYSSASPWQSPYPAGVAPSPSPARTPGRKFRWPLPPPSPAKPIMSAFLKRQPVANPTKPIPEESGGSGEGAERALDKSFGYSKNFSAKYELGKEVGRGHFGHTCWAKGKKGDLKNQQVAVKIISKAKMTTAIAVEDVRREVKILKALSGHKNLIMFYEAFEDMHNVYVVMELCEGGELLDRILARGGRYTEDDAKNIVVQMLGVVSFCHLQGVVHRDLKPENFLFARKDEDAPMKVIDFGLSDFISPDKRLNDIVGSAYYVAPEVLHRSYSSEADIWSIGVITYILLCGSRPFWAPTESGIFRSVLRADPNFYDAPWPAVSAEAKDFVKKLLNRDHRKRMTAAQALTHPWVRGLNCAIPLDMLVYRLIKSYIRATPLRRAALRALSKALTDEELFYLRAQFKLLEPKDGFVSLDNFRMALVKVATDAMRESRVADILNLMEPLSYKKMDFEEFCAASISPYQLEALERWEDIASEAFLYFEQEGNRITSVEELAQEFNLGPTAYSLLKDWIRPSDGKLSFLGYTKFLHGVTVRNSNTRQRQ encoded by the exons ATGGGCCATTGTTGCAGCAAGAATGTTTTTGTTTCTGTCGATAAGGACGAAGCCGAAGCCGCTCCCACTTCCACCGCCAACCACCGCCGTCAAACTCCCTCATCGGCAGCGCACACGCCGTCCGCTGCTCCAAATGGCGCGGCGCGTGCGCCGGCGCACTACTCCTCGGCGAGTCCGTGGCAGAGCCCGTACCCTGCCGGGGTGGCGCCGTCGCCTTCACCGGCGAGGACTCCGGGCCGGAAGTTTAGGTGGCCCTTGCCTCCTCCTTCTCCGGCGAAGCCGATTATGTCGGCATTCTTGAAACGGCAGCCCGTGGCGAATCCAACGAAGCCTATACCGGAGGAATCCGGGGGTAGTGGAGAGGGGGCCGAGCGGGCTCTTGATAAGAGCTTTGGATATTCTAAGAATTTTTCGGCCAAGTATGAGTTGGGGAAGGAGGTGGGGCGAGGCCATTTTGGTCATACATGTTGGGCCAAGGGGAAAAAAGGAGATCTGAAGAATCAACAGGTGGCTGTAAAGATCATTTCCAAAGCTAAG ATGACAACAGCTATAGCGGTTGAAGACGTACGGAGGGAGGTGAAGATACTGAAAGCTTTGTCTGGACATAAAAACCTGATCATGTTTTATGAAGCTTTCGAGGATATGCATAACGTTTATGTTGTTATGGA ATTGTGTGAAGGTGGCGAGCTGCTAGATAGGATTTTAGCAAG AGGTGGTAGGTATACAGAAGATGATGCCAAGAATATAGTTGTGCAGATGTTGGGTGTTGTTTCCTTTTGTCATCTCCAAGGCGTTGTGCACCGTGACCTAAAGCCAGAG AATTTTTTATTTGCCAGGAAAGATGAAGATGCTCCCATGAAGGTCATAGATTTTGGTCTATCTGATTTCATTAGTCCAG ATAAACGCCTCAATGATATTGTTGGCAGTGCATACTATGTGGCACCTGAAGTACTTCACAGATCATACAGCAGTGAAGCTGATATTTGGAGCATTGGTGTAATAACTTACATCTTATTATGCGGAAGCAGACCTTTTTGGGCTCCCACAGAATCAGGAATTTTTCGCTCTGTGCTGCGAGCAGATCCCAATTTCTATGATGCACCATGGCCGGCAGTATCTGCAGAAGCCAAAGATTTTGTGAAAAAGCTTCTAAATAGGGACCACAGGAAGAGGATGACTGCTGCCCAAGCACTGA CGCATCCATGGGTAAGGGGACTAAACTGTGCCATACCATTGGATATGCTAGTGTACAGATTAATCAAGTCATACATTCGAGCCACTCCTTTAAGACGTGCTGCCTTAAGA GCTCTTTCAAAAGCTTTGACGGACGAAGAACTATTTTATTTAAGGGCTCAATTTAAGCTTCTGGAACCAAAGGATGGTTTTGTCTCTCTGGATAATTTTAGAATG GCTCTCGTGAAAGTTGCAACTGATGCCATGAGAGAATCAAGAGTTGCTGACATCTTGAATCTG ATGGAACCTCTATCCTACAAAAAGATGGATTTCGAAGAGTTTTGTGCCGCATCGATTAGTCCATATCAGCTCGAGGCTCTTGAGAGATGGGAGGATATCGCAAGTGAAGCATTTCTATATTTCGAACAAGAAGGAAATCGTATCACCTCAGTAGAGGAATTAGCACAG GAATTCAACTTGGGTCCTACTGCTTATTCCCTACTCAAAGATTGGATCAGACCATCAGATGGAAAATTGAGTTTTCTTGGCTACACCAAGTTCTTGCACGGTGTAACTGTCCGCAACTCAAATACAAGACAAAGACAATAG
- the LOC142524776 gene encoding CDPK-related kinase 3-like isoform X3 — translation MTTAIAVEDVRREVKILKALSGHKNLIMFYEAFEDMHNVYVVMELCEGGELLDRILARGGRYTEDDAKNIVVQMLGVVSFCHLQGVVHRDLKPENFLFARKDEDAPMKVIDFGLSDFISPDKRLNDIVGSAYYVAPEVLHRSYSSEADIWSIGVITYILLCGSRPFWAPTESGIFRSVLRADPNFYDAPWPAVSAEAKDFVKKLLNRDHRKRMTAAQALTHPWVRGLNCAIPLDMLVYRLIKSYIRATPLRRAALRALSKALTDEELFYLRAQFKLLEPKDGFVSLDNFRMALVKVATDAMRESRVADILNLMEPLSYKKMDFEEFCAASISPYQLEALERWEDIASEAFLYFEQEGNRITSVEELAQEFNLGPTAYSLLKDWIRPSDGKLSFLGYTKFLHGVTVRNSNTRQRQ, via the exons ATGACAACAGCTATAGCGGTTGAAGACGTACGGAGGGAGGTGAAGATACTGAAAGCTTTGTCTGGACATAAAAACCTGATCATGTTTTATGAAGCTTTCGAGGATATGCATAACGTTTATGTTGTTATGGA ATTGTGTGAAGGTGGCGAGCTGCTAGATAGGATTTTAGCAAG AGGTGGTAGGTATACAGAAGATGATGCCAAGAATATAGTTGTGCAGATGTTGGGTGTTGTTTCCTTTTGTCATCTCCAAGGCGTTGTGCACCGTGACCTAAAGCCAGAG AATTTTTTATTTGCCAGGAAAGATGAAGATGCTCCCATGAAGGTCATAGATTTTGGTCTATCTGATTTCATTAGTCCAG ATAAACGCCTCAATGATATTGTTGGCAGTGCATACTATGTGGCACCTGAAGTACTTCACAGATCATACAGCAGTGAAGCTGATATTTGGAGCATTGGTGTAATAACTTACATCTTATTATGCGGAAGCAGACCTTTTTGGGCTCCCACAGAATCAGGAATTTTTCGCTCTGTGCTGCGAGCAGATCCCAATTTCTATGATGCACCATGGCCGGCAGTATCTGCAGAAGCCAAAGATTTTGTGAAAAAGCTTCTAAATAGGGACCACAGGAAGAGGATGACTGCTGCCCAAGCACTGA CGCATCCATGGGTAAGGGGACTAAACTGTGCCATACCATTGGATATGCTAGTGTACAGATTAATCAAGTCATACATTCGAGCCACTCCTTTAAGACGTGCTGCCTTAAGA GCTCTTTCAAAAGCTTTGACGGACGAAGAACTATTTTATTTAAGGGCTCAATTTAAGCTTCTGGAACCAAAGGATGGTTTTGTCTCTCTGGATAATTTTAGAATG GCTCTCGTGAAAGTTGCAACTGATGCCATGAGAGAATCAAGAGTTGCTGACATCTTGAATCTG ATGGAACCTCTATCCTACAAAAAGATGGATTTCGAAGAGTTTTGTGCCGCATCGATTAGTCCATATCAGCTCGAGGCTCTTGAGAGATGGGAGGATATCGCAAGTGAAGCATTTCTATATTTCGAACAAGAAGGAAATCGTATCACCTCAGTAGAGGAATTAGCACAG GAATTCAACTTGGGTCCTACTGCTTATTCCCTACTCAAAGATTGGATCAGACCATCAGATGGAAAATTGAGTTTTCTTGGCTACACCAAGTTCTTGCACGGTGTAACTGTCCGCAACTCAAATACAAGACAAAGACAATAG